In one Echinicola marina genomic region, the following are encoded:
- a CDS encoding SusC/RagA family TonB-linked outer membrane protein, with translation MKKSVQLALLLCMFLQYSFAQTSSVKGTVTSADNGEPIPGVSILVKGTSKGTVTDLDGKYMLDLPENGEVLIFSFIGMTTQNVAIEGRSIVDVAMASDAEELSEVVVTALGIQREERSLGYSVQEVKGDEIAKAKESSFISSLSGKVAGLSVKKSNSLGGSVNAVIRGSNSFTGNNQALFVVDGVPISNSNINTTDQAIGSGGYDYGNAASDIDPETIESISVLKGATAAALYGSDAVNGVIMITTKKGAGKKKGMGVSLSHSTNFSVVDKSTFPKYQNKYGQGYGPYYGETGGFYDTDVNGDGTLDLEVPAGEDASFGAAFDEDLLVYGWESFYPELDTYMTPSPWVAAKNGPDYIFQTGVGNITNVGLSGSNEKGSVRFGYTNDDRSGVLPNSNVKRNVVDMHASYNLSDRLTIDGKATYTRVEGKGRYGTGYDGKNVLQGLRQWFGTNVDLKAQEMAYKQTGKNITWNPHGFGDTSPYFFDNPYWTLYENYQNDKRNRFFGKFQATYEITDWLKAMGRVGIDSYSDLQEERMAVGSLDQSSYTKYQRTFEQYNSDFILSFDKNLNESLSLTGLLGFNVRNTKVIWTRASTNGGLVNPGIYSLGNSVNALEPPTEHDSHHRKYGYYGQVTLGYMDYLYLDATGRIDQSSTLPEGNNSYFYPSVAGSFVFSELMESSVLSFGKLRMGYASVRGDAAPYSVLNTFSAATPFDGVPLFYTPDTYNNPALLPEKTNEMEVGLEVNFLNNRVGADLSFYQKNTIDQIVPAEISSATGFNYKYVNAGEMENKGIEASVFGVPVQTQDFTWRVNVNWARNRNKVVSLYEGGENLLIYSAWSTAINARKGQPYGTITGTDYVYDEATGQKVVGADGKYLRTESTNEIIGNIQPDWIGGINNTFSYKGLSFSFLIDMQKGGDIISYDMGFGNATGLYAETAALNDLGNPMRDPVTNDETSGGIILPGVKADGTPNDIRASAGDYYTPLGYYGGSSETGTYAADAALVYDASFVKLREVSLMYDLPTSLFSNLFIEKVSVGGFGRNLWIIHKNLPYSDPEASASSGNYQGIQNGALPATREFGFNVNVQF, from the coding sequence ATGCTGAGGAACTTTCTGAAGTGGTGGTAACTGCCTTGGGTATCCAGAGGGAGGAAAGGTCACTTGGTTATTCTGTACAGGAAGTAAAAGGTGATGAAATTGCCAAAGCTAAAGAATCAAGTTTTATAAGTTCTCTATCAGGTAAAGTTGCTGGTCTTAGTGTTAAGAAAAGTAACTCCCTAGGTGGATCTGTTAATGCAGTTATTAGAGGTTCAAACTCATTTACTGGTAATAACCAAGCATTGTTTGTTGTAGACGGCGTGCCGATCAGTAACTCTAATATCAATACAACAGACCAAGCTATTGGTAGTGGAGGTTATGATTATGGTAATGCTGCTTCAGATATTGACCCAGAGACTATCGAGTCTATTTCCGTTTTGAAAGGTGCTACTGCAGCTGCTCTTTACGGTTCTGATGCGGTAAATGGTGTAATCATGATTACTACCAAAAAAGGAGCTGGTAAAAAGAAAGGTATGGGAGTTTCTTTAAGTCACTCTACCAATTTCAGTGTGGTGGATAAAAGCACTTTCCCTAAATACCAAAATAAATATGGTCAGGGATATGGGCCTTATTATGGTGAGACCGGTGGGTTTTATGATACCGATGTAAATGGTGATGGAACATTGGATCTTGAAGTTCCTGCTGGTGAAGATGCTTCTTTTGGAGCTGCTTTTGATGAAGACCTATTGGTTTATGGATGGGAGTCTTTCTATCCTGAGCTAGATACCTATATGACGCCAAGCCCTTGGGTGGCTGCTAAGAATGGTCCTGATTATATTTTCCAAACAGGTGTAGGAAATATCACCAATGTCGGATTATCCGGTAGTAATGAAAAAGGATCTGTTCGTTTTGGATATACAAACGATGATCGTTCTGGTGTCCTCCCAAACAGTAATGTGAAGAGAAACGTGGTGGATATGCACGCTTCATATAATTTGAGTGACCGTCTTACTATCGATGGTAAAGCAACTTATACCAGAGTAGAAGGTAAAGGGCGATATGGTACGGGTTATGATGGTAAAAACGTACTTCAAGGCTTGCGCCAATGGTTCGGTACCAACGTTGATCTTAAAGCACAGGAAATGGCCTATAAGCAAACAGGTAAGAATATTACTTGGAATCCTCACGGCTTTGGTGATACTTCCCCTTATTTCTTTGATAACCCTTACTGGACTTTGTATGAGAATTATCAGAATGATAAGCGTAATAGGTTCTTCGGTAAGTTCCAGGCTACTTATGAAATTACTGATTGGTTGAAGGCCATGGGTAGAGTAGGTATTGATTCTTATTCTGATCTTCAGGAAGAGCGCATGGCGGTAGGAAGTTTGGATCAGTCAAGCTACACTAAGTACCAAAGAACATTTGAGCAGTATAACAGTGACTTTATCCTGTCATTTGATAAAAACCTTAATGAGTCATTGTCTTTGACAGGTCTATTAGGTTTTAATGTAAGGAATACAAAGGTTATTTGGACGAGAGCAAGTACAAATGGTGGTTTGGTGAACCCTGGTATTTACTCTTTGGGTAACTCTGTGAATGCGCTAGAGCCACCAACAGAACATGATTCTCACCACAGAAAATATGGTTATTATGGACAAGTAACCCTAGGTTATATGGATTACTTGTATTTGGATGCTACAGGTAGGATTGATCAGTCATCTACTTTGCCTGAAGGAAATAATAGTTACTTCTACCCATCTGTGGCTGGTAGCTTTGTGTTCAGTGAATTGATGGAAAGTTCTGTATTGAGCTTTGGTAAATTAAGAATGGGTTATGCCAGTGTACGTGGAGATGCGGCACCTTATAGTGTGTTGAATACTTTTAGCGCAGCTACTCCATTTGACGGTGTGCCATTGTTCTACACGCCTGATACCTATAATAATCCAGCCTTATTGCCAGAGAAAACCAATGAAATGGAAGTTGGTTTGGAAGTAAACTTCTTGAACAATAGAGTGGGTGCAGATCTATCTTTCTATCAGAAGAATACCATTGATCAGATAGTTCCAGCGGAAATTTCTTCGGCTACAGGTTTTAATTACAAGTATGTTAATGCTGGTGAAATGGAGAACAAGGGTATTGAGGCCAGCGTATTTGGTGTACCAGTTCAAACACAGGATTTCACTTGGAGAGTTAATGTAAACTGGGCAAGAAATAGAAACAAGGTTGTTTCACTTTATGAAGGAGGAGAGAATCTATTGATTTATTCTGCTTGGTCTACTGCCATTAATGCCAGAAAAGGACAGCCTTATGGTACAATTACCGGTACTGACTATGTTTATGATGAAGCAACCGGTCAAAAAGTAGTTGGGGCTGATGGTAAATATTTGAGAACTGAGTCTACCAATGAAATCATTGGGAATATCCAACCTGATTGGATTGGTGGTATCAATAACACCTTTAGCTATAAAGGCTTGTCTTTCAGTTTCTTGATTGATATGCAAAAAGGTGGTGATATCATAAGCTACGATATGGGCTTTGGTAACGCTACTGGACTTTATGCTGAAACTGCGGCCTTGAATGATTTGGGTAACCCGATGAGGGATCCAGTTACTAATGACGAAACTTCTGGAGGGATTATTCTTCCAGGTGTTAAAGCTGACGGCACTCCAAATGATATCCGTGCAAGTGCAGGAGATTATTATACGCCACTTGGATATTATGGTGGTTCTAGTGAGACTGGTACTTATGCTGCTGATGCCGCCTTGGTTTACGATGCTTCTTTTGTGAAACTGAGAGAGGTTAGCTTAATGTATGACCTTCCAACTAGCTTGTTCAGCAACTTGTTCATCGAAAAAGTATCTGTTGGTGGTTTTGGTCGTAACCTATGGATCATCCACAAAAACCTGCCTTACTCTGATCCAGAGGCAAGTGCAAGTTCCGGTAACTATCAAGGTATCCAAAATGGAGCTTTGCCAGCTACCAGAGAATTCGGTTTCAACGTAAATGTTCAATTCTAA